The genome window CCGGCGGTCGTCGACCTCGGCGACCAGCCGCAACGACGCCGCCGACAACCGCCGCGCCGCCGTCTCCAGCACCTGCTGCAGGTCGAGCAGCTCCTCATCCCCGCACCGCCACAACGCGGAACCGGCGAGCCCGTCGACCGCGGCCGTCAGGCAGCCGACCGCGTCCCACACCGGGTGTCCACCGGGACCCGAACTGCTGACCATGACCACACCATAAACCGACCCACCGACAATTCTTCGAGCCCGGAAACCCCTGCCACACAAGAACTTTCCGTCACCCCAGAGTGGCTCACCGCAACGCGATCAGTCGCAGTAAACCGCTAGTCGCGTTTGGCAGCGCAGGCCACGCAACGGGTCGCCCAGGGCAGTGCATCGAGGCGTTCCGGAGCGATCGGGCCGCCGCACCGGTCGCACGTGCCGTAGGTGTCTTCCTCGAGTTTCTCCTGTGCGCGGAGCACGTCGGCCAGCACTTCCTGCAGCCGGTCGTGCGCCGCGACCTGCGACAACCGGTCGACCGCGACACTGGTCCCTTCCCCGATCCGCTTGCCGAAGGAGATCCCGCTCGGCTCGCTGGTCGGGAGAGCGAGCCGGGCCAGTTCGGCCTCGAGCTCGGCTCGCTTGGCTGCCAGCACCGCCGCCACGTCGTCCGCCATCCCTTCATGGTCGCACCGGGTCAGCGGGCATGCTGTGGGCATGGCGGACCGTGCGGGAAGCGACCAGGCGGTCTGGCGGGTCGAGGGCAATCCGCTGGTGCGCGGCACCCCTGGCGGACCGCTCACCGGAACGACGGTGGCCGTGAAGGATCTGTACGCCGTCGCCGGTCAGCGGATCGGCGCCGGCAACCCGACGTGGCTCGCCGGTGCGCCGGTCGAGGAGTCGAACGCCTGGGCGATCGATGCCCTGCTCGCCGCGGGTGCCGACATCGCCGGCCTGGCGCAGACCGACGAGTTCGCCTACAGCCTGTCCGGGACCAACGTCCACTACGGGACACCACCGAATCCAGCGTCGCCCGGGCACATCCCCGGCGGGTCGTCGAACGGGCCGGCCAGCGCGGTCGCGCTCGGCCTGGCCGACGTCGGCCTCGGAAGCGACACCGCCGGGTCGATCCGGATCCCGGCCTCCTACTGCGGGCTGCTCGGGTTCCGGCCCACCCACGCGGCGGTGTCCACGACCGGCTTGCTGCCGCTCGCCCCCTCCTTCGACACCGTGGCATGGCTGGCCCGCGACGCCGCCACTCTCGCCCGGGTCGGCGACGTCTTGTTGCCCCAGGCCTGCGCCACGCCGCTGACGGTCGGTCTCCTCGCCGATGATCTCCTCGCGCTGGCCGACCCGGAGGTCGCAGCGGCAGTGGAATCGGCCGGCCGCAGCCTCGTCGGACCGACCGTCCGCAGCATCCCGTCGCTGTGCGAGGGCAACCTCGACGCCTGGCGGGCGGCGTTCCGGGCCGTACAGGGCGCGCAGGCGTGGCGGGCGAACGGGCCCTGGATCACCGAGCATCCCGGGGCGCTCGGGCCGGGGATCGCCGATCGCTTCGCGCAGGCCTCCCGTGTGAGGCCCGAGCAGGAGGACCGCGCCGCCGACATACTGCGTTCCGCCGCGCGGGCGCTCGCCGACCGGATCCCGCCCGGTACGGCGATCTTGCTGCCGGCGGCGAGCAGTACGGCGCCCGCGGCGCAGCTGAGTGCGGATCGCAAGGAGGCCATCCGATCGGGCACCGTCGCGCTGACCTGCCTGGCCAGCCTCGCCGGTCTCCCGGCAGCCGTCCTCGCCCGGCTCGACGTCCAGGGCGGGCCGGTCGGACTCTGCGCGATCGCCGGACCCGGCCAGGACCGGGCGCTGCTCGACCTCGCGGTCGGTCAGGCGGCGACGACACCGACCCGGTGAGGCGGGCAGCTGCTCCGGGCAAGGGTGGCGCTGCCGGCGAACCTGGCCTGGTAGCTGACGGATACCCCGGGATGCGTCGTGACGTGGGTGAGCCCGCCGCTTCCGGTCCGAACCGTTGCCCGCGGCGCCCAGGTGCGCCCGTTGACGGACTGCCACAGCTGCACGGGGACGTTGACGATGCCCGCCCCGGACGTGGCGGCGACGAGACGTATTCCCACGACCACCGGCCGTCCCGCGACCACGGTCGCGTGGTCGACGCTGAGCCGGATCGCCGTCTTCGCCATCATGCCGACGGCGGGCGACGGAGAGACCGATGCGCCCCAAGGCGCTGCCCGGGTGAAGCGCACCTGGTACCGGGTGTCCGCGCTCTGCCGCACCGTCCATTGCACCAGCCCGGTCGCGTCGGCCGTCACCGTCGACACCTCGCGGTACGGCTGGTTCGCGATATGGCTCCACAGCGAAAGCCGGCCATGGGCGACGACCGTGCCCTGGTAGCCCTGCACGACCCGGCCGCTCACGGTCAGCGGTTGTCCCGGCGTGACCCCCGGCGTGGAGAGACTGATCCGCGTGGTGGTCGGAGCAGGCCCTGT of Mycobacteriales bacterium contains these proteins:
- a CDS encoding amidase family protein — encoded protein: MADRAGSDQAVWRVEGNPLVRGTPGGPLTGTTVAVKDLYAVAGQRIGAGNPTWLAGAPVEESNAWAIDALLAAGADIAGLAQTDEFAYSLSGTNVHYGTPPNPASPGHIPGGSSNGPASAVALGLADVGLGSDTAGSIRIPASYCGLLGFRPTHAAVSTTGLLPLAPSFDTVAWLARDAATLARVGDVLLPQACATPLTVGLLADDLLALADPEVAAAVESAGRSLVGPTVRSIPSLCEGNLDAWRAAFRAVQGAQAWRANGPWITEHPGALGPGIADRFAQASRVRPEQEDRAADILRSAARALADRIPPGTAILLPAASSTAPAAQLSADRKEAIRSGTVALTCLASLAGLPAAVLARLDVQGGPVGLCAIAGPGQDRALLDLAVGQAATTPTR
- a CDS encoding TraR/DksA C4-type zinc finger protein translates to MADDVAAVLAAKRAELEAELARLALPTSEPSGISFGKRIGEGTSVAVDRLSQVAAHDRLQEVLADVLRAQEKLEEDTYGTCDRCGGPIAPERLDALPWATRCVACAAKRD